A single window of Labeo rohita strain BAU-BD-2019 chromosome 4, IGBB_LRoh.1.0, whole genome shotgun sequence DNA harbors:
- the glt8d2 gene encoding glycosyltransferase 8 domain-containing protein 2 isoform X1, which translates to MALLRKINRGLLILLILVAFALLYKKTRLQTLAKHSVLTKDATKTGVEDEKETDADIPVVICASEERIGAAMATINSVYSNSRASIFFYIVTLRDAISKIREYIEKTKLRKIKYKILEFNPMVLKGKVNPDSSRPELLHPLNFVRFYLPLLAIENHGRIIYLDDDVIVQGDIQELYNIKLKAGHAAAFASDCDLPPTHEMVRSVGMQTTYMGFLDYRKEEVRELGINPSDCSFNPGVFVADLGEWKKQKITKQLEKWMAKNVRENLYSSAMAGGVATPPMLIVFHDIYTTIDPLWHVRHLGWSPDTRYPKSFLKDARLLHWNGRFKPWNYPCVHLDLWEKWFIPDPTGKFTLQEVTGCTITAILKVPSYNYFYSTLYNANVSKQRNIDKEEARYNLDSAVKQLYNSIII; encoded by the exons ATGGCTTTGTTGAGGAAAA TCAACCGTGGTCTCCTCATTCTGCTCATTCTGGTGGCTTTTGCTCTCCTCTACAAAAAGACCAGACTACAGACACTGGCCAAGCATTCAG TGCTAACCAAAGATGCGACCAAAACAGGTGTGGAAGACGAGAAAGAGACGGATGCTGACATCCCTGTGGTCATCTGTGCTTCAGAGGAGCGTATTGGTGCTGCAATGGCAACCATCAACAGTGTCTACAGCAACAGTCGTGCGAGCATTTTCTTCTATATAGTTACCCTTCGAGATGCCATCAGCAAGATAAG GGAATACATAGAGAAGACCAAGCTAAGAAAAATCAAATACAAGATCCTGGAGTTCAATCCGATGGTATTGAAGGGAAAAGTCAATCCGGACTCGTCTAGACCAGAACTGCTGCACCCT CTTAACTTTGTGAGGTTCTACTTACCGCTTCTCGCCATTGAAAATCACGGGCGGATCATTTACCTGGATGATGATGTCATAGTGCAAG GAGATATACAGGAACTGTATAACATAAAGCTGAAAGCGGGACATGCTGCTGCGTTCGCCTCAGACTGTGATCTGCCCCCCACACATGAGATGGTGCGCAGCGTAGGGATGCAG ACAACCTATATGGGCTTTCTGGACTACCGCAAAGAGGAAGTCAGAGAGTTAGGCATCAACCCCAGCGACTGCTCCTTTAATCCAGGTGTTTTTGTAGCAGACCTTGGTGAatggaaaaagcaaaaaataactaaacagCTGGAGAAATGGATGGCTAAGAATGTCAG GGAGAATCTGTACAGCAGTGCTATGGCAGGCGGTGTGGCCACCCCTCCAATGCTGATCGTCTTTCATGATATATACACAACTATTGATCCACTGTGGCACGTCAGACACCTGG GATGGAGTCCTGATACCCGTTATCCCAAATCCTTTCTCAAAGATGCACGCTTACTGCACTGGAACGGACGTTTTAAGCCCTGGAACTACCCCTGTGTCCATCTGGACCTCTGGGAAAAATGGTTTATCCCAGACCCCACAGGAAAATTCACCTTG CAGGAAGTGACAGGTTGCACCATCACCGCAATTTTAAAGGTGCCaagttacaattatttttatagcactttatataATGCAAATGTGTCAAAGCAACGTAACATTGATAAAGAGGAAGCCAGATACAATTTAgattctgctgtaaagcagctaTACAACAGTATCATTATTTGA
- the hsp90b1 gene encoding endoplasmin, whose protein sequence is MRRLWIIGLLCALLAFASVKADDDVDIDGTVEEDLGKSRDGSRTDDEVVQREEEAIQIDGLNASQIKEIREKAEKHAFQAEVNRMMKLIINSLYKNKEIFLRELISNASDALDKIRLLSLTNEDALAGNEELTIKIKSDKEKNMLHITDTGIGMTKDELVRNLGTIAKSGTSEFLNKMTEMQEEGQSTSELIGQFGVGFYSAFLVADKVIVTSKHNNDTQHIWESDSNEFSVIEDPRGDTLGRGTTITLVMKEEASDYLELETIKNLVRKYSQFINFPIYVWSSKTETVEEPIEEEEAEAEKEEATEDEAEVEEEEEDKDKPKTKKVEKTVWDWELMNDIKPIWQRPAKEVEEDEYKAFYKTFSRDSDEPMSHIHFTAEGEVTFKSILFVPASAPRGLFDEYGTKKNDFIKLFVRRVFITDDFHDMMPKYLNFIKGVVDSDDLPLNVSRETLQQHKLLKVIRKKLVRKTLDMIKKIAEEQYNDKFWKEFGTNIKLGVIEDHSNRTRLAKLLRFQTSHHESTLSSLEQYVERMKEKQDKIYFMAGTNRKEAESSPFVERLLKKGYEVIYLTEPVDEYCIQALPEFDGKRFQNVAKEGVKFDESDKAKEKREALEKEFEPLTTWMKEKSLKDNIEKAILSQRLTKSPCALVASQYGWSGNMERIMKAQAYQTGKDISTNYYASQKKTLEINPKHPLIKEMLKRVKEDAEDQTAADLAVVLFETATLRSGYQLADTKAYGDRIERMLRLSMNVDINEQVEEEPEEEPEEQTEEAEDEEEVQADEDAEEESDATGKDEL, encoded by the exons atgAGGCGACTGTGGATTATCGGTCTCCTCTGTGCACTTCTGGCTTTCG CGTCTGTGAAAGCTGATGACGATGTTGACATTGACGGCACCGTAGAAGAGGACCTTGGGAAGAGCAGAGACGGATCCCGCACAGATGACGAGGTTGTTCAGAG GGAGGAAGAAGCCATTCAGATAGATGGTTTAAACGCCtcacaaataaaagaaattcgGGAAAAAGCAGAAAAGCATGCATTCCAGGCAGAAGTGAATAGGATGATGAAACTGATCATCAATTCCTTGTATAAGAACAAAGAG ATCTTCCTTCGAGAGCTGATCTCTAATGCCTCCGATGCCTTGGATAAGATCCGACTGCTGTCCCTCACCAACGAAGATGCTCTTGCCGGAAACGAAGAACTTACGATTAAAATCAAG TCTGACAAAGAAAAGAACATGCTTCATATCACTGATACGGGTATTGGCATGACCAAAGATGAACTGGTGAGGAACCTCGGTACCATCGCCAAATCCGGAACCAGTGAGTTCCTCAACAAGATGACTGAGATGCAAGAGGAGGGTCAGTCCACCTCTGAGCTGATTGGTCAGTTTGGTGTGGGCTTCTACTCTGCCTTCCTCGTGGCTGATAAGGTCATCGTCACCTCCAAGCACAACAACGACACCCAGCACATCTGGGAATCTGATTCCAATGAGTTTTCCGTCATCGAAGACCCTCGTGGAGACACTTTGGGCAGAGGAACCACCATTAC GCTGGTGATGAAAGAGGAAGCTTCAGACTATCTTGAGCTGGAGACCATTAAGAACCTAGTGAGAAAGTACTCTCAGTTCATCAACTTCCCCATCTACGTATGGAGCAGCAAG ACTGAGACCGTAGAGGAGCCTATTGAGGAGGAGGAGGCTGAGGCAGAGAAGGAAGAAGCCACTGAGGATGAAGCTGAGGttgaggaagaagaagaagacaaGGACAAACCAAAGACTAAGAAG GTGGAGAAGACCGTGTGGGACTGGGAGCTGATGAATGACATTAAACCCATCTGGCAGAGGCCTGCGAAGGAAGTGGAGGAGGACGAATACAAAGCTTTCTACAAGACGTTCTCTAGG gacTCTGATGAGCCCATGTCTCACATTCACTTCACCGCTGAAGGAGAGGTCACCTTTAAGTCCATCCTGTTTGTTCCTGCATCTGCACCCAGAGGCCTTTTTGACGAGTACGGAACCAAGAAGAACGACTTCATCAAG CTGTTTGTGCGTAGAGTCTTCATCACTGATGACTTCCATGACATGATGCCCAAGTACCTCAACTTCATCAAGGGCGTT GTGGACTCTGATGATCTGCCTCTGAATGTGTCCAGAGAGACTCTGCAGCAACACAAACTGCTTAAG GTCATCCGTAAGAAGCTGGTGCGCAAGACCCTGGACATGATCAAGAAGATCGCCGAGGAGCAGTACAACGACAAGTTCTGGAAGGAGTTCGGCACCAACATCAAGCTGGGCGTGATTGAGGATCACTCCAACAGAACCCGCCTGGCCAAACTGCTCCGCTTCCAGACCTCCCACCATGAATCCACACTGTCTAGCCTGGAGCAGTACGTGGAGAGGATGAAGGAGAAGCAGGACAAGATCTACTTCATGGCTGGAACCAACAGGAAGGAG GCTGAGTCTTCTCCATTTGTGGAGAGGCTTCTTAAGAAAGGATATGAGGTCATCTACCTGACTGAGCCAGTGGACGAGTACTGCATTCAGGCTCTGCCTGAGTTTGACGGCAAACGTTTCCAGAACGTGGCCAAGGAAGGCGTGAAATTCGACGAGAGCGACAAAGCCAAGGAGAAGAGGGAAGCTTTGGAGAAAGAGTTCGAGCCTCTTACCACCTGGATGAAAGAGAAATCCCTGAAGGACAAT ATCGAGAAGGCCATTTTGTCTCAGAGGCTGACCAAGTCTCCCTGCGCTCTGGTTGCCAGTCAGTATGGATGGTCTGGAAACATGGAACGGATCATGAAAGCCCAGGCTTACCAGACAGGAAAAGACATTTCTACAAA TTATTACGCAAGTCAAAAGAAGACATTAGAAATCAACCCCAAACATCCTCTCATCAAGGAGATGTTGAAGAGAGTTAAA GAAGACGCTGAGGATCAAACAGCTGCGGATTTAGCTGTGGTGCTCTTTGAAACCGCCACACTGCGATCCGGCTACCAACTCGCAGACACCAAAGCTTACGGAGACAGAATAGAGCGCATGCTGCGGCTCAGCATGAACGTAGATATCAACGAACAG GTAGAGGAAGAGCCAGAGGAGGAACCAGAAGAACAAACAGAAGAAGcagaggatgaggaggaggtCCAGGCAGATGAGGATGCAGAAGAAGAATCG GATGCCACAGGCAAAGACGAGTTGTAA
- the glt8d2 gene encoding glycosyltransferase 8 domain-containing protein 2 isoform X3, translating into MALLRKINRGLLILLILVAFALLYKKTRLQTLAKHSGVEDEKETDADIPVVICASEERIGAAMATINSVYSNSRASIFFYIVTLRDAISKIREYIEKTKLRKIKYKILEFNPMVLKGKVNPDSSRPELLHPLNFVRFYLPLLAIENHGRIIYLDDDVIVQGDIQELYNIKLKAGHAAAFASDCDLPPTHEMVRSVGMQTTYMGFLDYRKEEVRELGINPSDCSFNPGVFVADLGEWKKQKITKQLEKWMAKNVRENLYSSAMAGGVATPPMLIVFHDIYTTIDPLWHVRHLGWSPDTRYPKSFLKDARLLHWNGRFKPWNYPCVHLDLWEKWFIPDPTGKFTLQEVTGCTITAILKVPSYNYFYSTLYNANVSKQRNIDKEEARYNLDSAVKQLYNSIII; encoded by the exons ATGGCTTTGTTGAGGAAAA TCAACCGTGGTCTCCTCATTCTGCTCATTCTGGTGGCTTTTGCTCTCCTCTACAAAAAGACCAGACTACAGACACTGGCCAAGCATTCAG GTGTGGAAGACGAGAAAGAGACGGATGCTGACATCCCTGTGGTCATCTGTGCTTCAGAGGAGCGTATTGGTGCTGCAATGGCAACCATCAACAGTGTCTACAGCAACAGTCGTGCGAGCATTTTCTTCTATATAGTTACCCTTCGAGATGCCATCAGCAAGATAAG GGAATACATAGAGAAGACCAAGCTAAGAAAAATCAAATACAAGATCCTGGAGTTCAATCCGATGGTATTGAAGGGAAAAGTCAATCCGGACTCGTCTAGACCAGAACTGCTGCACCCT CTTAACTTTGTGAGGTTCTACTTACCGCTTCTCGCCATTGAAAATCACGGGCGGATCATTTACCTGGATGATGATGTCATAGTGCAAG GAGATATACAGGAACTGTATAACATAAAGCTGAAAGCGGGACATGCTGCTGCGTTCGCCTCAGACTGTGATCTGCCCCCCACACATGAGATGGTGCGCAGCGTAGGGATGCAG ACAACCTATATGGGCTTTCTGGACTACCGCAAAGAGGAAGTCAGAGAGTTAGGCATCAACCCCAGCGACTGCTCCTTTAATCCAGGTGTTTTTGTAGCAGACCTTGGTGAatggaaaaagcaaaaaataactaaacagCTGGAGAAATGGATGGCTAAGAATGTCAG GGAGAATCTGTACAGCAGTGCTATGGCAGGCGGTGTGGCCACCCCTCCAATGCTGATCGTCTTTCATGATATATACACAACTATTGATCCACTGTGGCACGTCAGACACCTGG GATGGAGTCCTGATACCCGTTATCCCAAATCCTTTCTCAAAGATGCACGCTTACTGCACTGGAACGGACGTTTTAAGCCCTGGAACTACCCCTGTGTCCATCTGGACCTCTGGGAAAAATGGTTTATCCCAGACCCCACAGGAAAATTCACCTTG CAGGAAGTGACAGGTTGCACCATCACCGCAATTTTAAAGGTGCCaagttacaattatttttatagcactttatataATGCAAATGTGTCAAAGCAACGTAACATTGATAAAGAGGAAGCCAGATACAATTTAgattctgctgtaaagcagctaTACAACAGTATCATTATTTGA
- the glt8d2 gene encoding glycosyltransferase 8 domain-containing protein 2 isoform X2, whose product MALLRKINRGLLILLILVAFALLYKKTRLQTLAKHSVLTKDATKTGVEDEKETDADIPVVICASEERIGAAMATINSVYSNSRASIFFYIVTLRDAISKIREYIEKTKLRKIKYKILEFNPMVLKGKVNPDSSRPELLHPLNFVRFYLPLLAIENHGRIIYLDDDVIVQGDIQELYNIKLKAGHAAAFASDCDLPPTHEMVRSVGMQTTYMGFLDYRKEEVRELGINPSDCSFNPGVFVADLGEWKKQKITKQLEKWMAKNVRENLYSSAMAGGVATPPMLIVFHDIYTTIDPLWHVRHLGWSPDTRYPKSFLKDARLLHWNGRFKPWNYPCVHLDLWEKWFIPDPTGKFTLEVTGCTITAILKVPSYNYFYSTLYNANVSKQRNIDKEEARYNLDSAVKQLYNSIII is encoded by the exons ATGGCTTTGTTGAGGAAAA TCAACCGTGGTCTCCTCATTCTGCTCATTCTGGTGGCTTTTGCTCTCCTCTACAAAAAGACCAGACTACAGACACTGGCCAAGCATTCAG TGCTAACCAAAGATGCGACCAAAACAGGTGTGGAAGACGAGAAAGAGACGGATGCTGACATCCCTGTGGTCATCTGTGCTTCAGAGGAGCGTATTGGTGCTGCAATGGCAACCATCAACAGTGTCTACAGCAACAGTCGTGCGAGCATTTTCTTCTATATAGTTACCCTTCGAGATGCCATCAGCAAGATAAG GGAATACATAGAGAAGACCAAGCTAAGAAAAATCAAATACAAGATCCTGGAGTTCAATCCGATGGTATTGAAGGGAAAAGTCAATCCGGACTCGTCTAGACCAGAACTGCTGCACCCT CTTAACTTTGTGAGGTTCTACTTACCGCTTCTCGCCATTGAAAATCACGGGCGGATCATTTACCTGGATGATGATGTCATAGTGCAAG GAGATATACAGGAACTGTATAACATAAAGCTGAAAGCGGGACATGCTGCTGCGTTCGCCTCAGACTGTGATCTGCCCCCCACACATGAGATGGTGCGCAGCGTAGGGATGCAG ACAACCTATATGGGCTTTCTGGACTACCGCAAAGAGGAAGTCAGAGAGTTAGGCATCAACCCCAGCGACTGCTCCTTTAATCCAGGTGTTTTTGTAGCAGACCTTGGTGAatggaaaaagcaaaaaataactaaacagCTGGAGAAATGGATGGCTAAGAATGTCAG GGAGAATCTGTACAGCAGTGCTATGGCAGGCGGTGTGGCCACCCCTCCAATGCTGATCGTCTTTCATGATATATACACAACTATTGATCCACTGTGGCACGTCAGACACCTGG GATGGAGTCCTGATACCCGTTATCCCAAATCCTTTCTCAAAGATGCACGCTTACTGCACTGGAACGGACGTTTTAAGCCCTGGAACTACCCCTGTGTCCATCTGGACCTCTGGGAAAAATGGTTTATCCCAGACCCCACAGGAAAATTCACCTTG GAAGTGACAGGTTGCACCATCACCGCAATTTTAAAGGTGCCaagttacaattatttttatagcactttatataATGCAAATGTGTCAAAGCAACGTAACATTGATAAAGAGGAAGCCAGATACAATTTAgattctgctgtaaagcagctaTACAACAGTATCATTATTTGA
- the glt8d2 gene encoding glycosyltransferase 8 domain-containing protein 2 isoform X4 encodes MALLRKINRGLLILLILVAFALLYKKTRLQTLAKHSVLTKDATKTGVEDEKETDADIPVVICASEERIGAAMATINSVYSNSRASIFFYIVTLRDAISKIREYIEKTKLRKIKYKILEFNPMVLKGKVNPDSSRPELLHPLNFVRFYLPLLAIENHGRIIYLDDDVIVQGDIQELYNIKLKAGHAAAFASDCDLPPTHEMVRSVGMQTTYMGFLDYRKEEVRELGINPSDCSFNPGVFVADLGEWKKQKITKQLEKWMAKNVRENLYSSAMAGGVATPPMLIVFHDIYTTIDPLWHVRHLGWSPDTRYPKSFLKDARLLHWNGRFKPWNYPCVHLDLWEKWFIPDPTGKFTLVIFKKS; translated from the exons ATGGCTTTGTTGAGGAAAA TCAACCGTGGTCTCCTCATTCTGCTCATTCTGGTGGCTTTTGCTCTCCTCTACAAAAAGACCAGACTACAGACACTGGCCAAGCATTCAG TGCTAACCAAAGATGCGACCAAAACAGGTGTGGAAGACGAGAAAGAGACGGATGCTGACATCCCTGTGGTCATCTGTGCTTCAGAGGAGCGTATTGGTGCTGCAATGGCAACCATCAACAGTGTCTACAGCAACAGTCGTGCGAGCATTTTCTTCTATATAGTTACCCTTCGAGATGCCATCAGCAAGATAAG GGAATACATAGAGAAGACCAAGCTAAGAAAAATCAAATACAAGATCCTGGAGTTCAATCCGATGGTATTGAAGGGAAAAGTCAATCCGGACTCGTCTAGACCAGAACTGCTGCACCCT CTTAACTTTGTGAGGTTCTACTTACCGCTTCTCGCCATTGAAAATCACGGGCGGATCATTTACCTGGATGATGATGTCATAGTGCAAG GAGATATACAGGAACTGTATAACATAAAGCTGAAAGCGGGACATGCTGCTGCGTTCGCCTCAGACTGTGATCTGCCCCCCACACATGAGATGGTGCGCAGCGTAGGGATGCAG ACAACCTATATGGGCTTTCTGGACTACCGCAAAGAGGAAGTCAGAGAGTTAGGCATCAACCCCAGCGACTGCTCCTTTAATCCAGGTGTTTTTGTAGCAGACCTTGGTGAatggaaaaagcaaaaaataactaaacagCTGGAGAAATGGATGGCTAAGAATGTCAG GGAGAATCTGTACAGCAGTGCTATGGCAGGCGGTGTGGCCACCCCTCCAATGCTGATCGTCTTTCATGATATATACACAACTATTGATCCACTGTGGCACGTCAGACACCTGG GATGGAGTCCTGATACCCGTTATCCCAAATCCTTTCTCAAAGATGCACGCTTACTGCACTGGAACGGACGTTTTAAGCCCTGGAACTACCCCTGTGTCCATCTGGACCTCTGGGAAAAATGGTTTATCCCAGACCCCACAGGAAAATTCACCTTG GTGATCTTCAAGAAGAGTTGA